The genomic interval CAGATTTTGCCAATAAATTAGCGGTGGAATAGTTTAAAAAGTATTATCGTCGTCGTAGTTTTAATTTCCACCAGTCCAAAGATTATTCTTCCTTCTTAGCGTTGTAAAGCTTGCGCATGGATTCCCCTTTGAGGATTAATTTATGGGCATTATGTACTAAACGATCTAGAATGGCATCAGCCACTGTAGGGTCTCCCAGTATCTCATGCCAGTGCT from Calderihabitans maritimus carries:
- a CDS encoding ATP-binding protein translates to HWHEILGDPTVADAILDRLVHNAHKLILKGESMRKLYNAKKEE